The Cloeon dipterum chromosome X, ieCloDipt1.1, whole genome shotgun sequence genome includes a window with the following:
- the LOC135944968 gene encoding lipid storage droplets surface-binding protein 2-like isoform X1, with product MHRTQESPLLICDFMMFRSMLAAQEKTVPHEEGKMVGDEQKQVNGGLNLASVEKVSKLPVVEALSDAYEKVKGSSGVANWTLTTAEHTVASLGSLAATTLPQGPIGAVDRTLCSGLAVIEQKVPIIKEQPAEIYGQAMEKVGAVKSYGWNKANDMLSTKWGAIALGGFDTTADLINKYLDLYLPAQEGEPETPVSDVEVDKVSHSLQTMGQISNKVRSRTYRAVVQQMQGLKTQSEASINHVNDLLNLIPNKSEKQEEARRLAHNLSAFLASVPAKMEHLMPEKLVAQVKQAQGYAQKMYEGLMTCTLRDVTDSVRDQAAKIKTVLQEVSTYTGQVVETFLVKSKEIADAQSAVVTSE from the exons AAAATGGTCGGCGACGAGCAGAAGCAGGTCAACGGCGGGCTGAACCTGGCGAGCGTGGAGAAGGTGTCCAAGCTGCCGGTGGTGGAGGCGCTGAGCGACGCTTACGAAAAGGTCAAGGGCTCGAGCGGCGTGGCCAACTGGACGCTGACCACGGCCGAGCACACCGTCGCCTCCCTGGGCTCGCTGGCGGCCACCACGCTGCCCCAGGGGCCCATCGGGGCCGTCGACCGCACTCTCTGCTCCGGACTGGCCGTCATCGAGCAAAAGGTGCCCATCATCAAGGAACAACCTGCAGAG ATTTACGGTCAAGCGATGGAGAAGGTGGGCGCCGTCAAGTCTTACGGCTGGAACAAAGCCAACGACATGCTTTCGACCAAATGGGGCGCCATCGCCCTGGGCGGCTTCGACACCACGGCCGACCTGATCAACAAATACCTCGACCTCTACCTTCCGGCGCAGGAGGGCGAGCCCGAAACCCCAG TGTCAGACGTGGAAGTGGACAAAGTGAGCCACTCGCTGCAAACGATGGGCCAGATTTCGAACAAGGTGCGGAGCCGCACGTACCGGGCCGTCGTGCAGCAGATGCAGGGCCTCAAGACGCAGAGCGAGGCGTCGATCAACCACGTCAACGACCTGCTCAACCTT ATTCCGAACAAGAGCGAGAAGCAGGAGGAAGCACGGAGGCTGGCGCACAATTTGTCTGCGTTTCTGGCCAGCGTTCCGGCCAAAATGGAGCACCTGATGCCGGAGAAACTGGTTGCCCAGGTCAAGCAGGCGCAGGGCTACGCTCAGAAGATGTACGAGGGCCTCATG ACGTGCACTCTGAGAGACGTGACCGACTCGGTGAGAGATCAGGCTGCAAAGATCAAGACAGTTTTGCAGGAGGTCAGCACTTACACCGGCCAGGTCGTg GAGACGTTTTTGGTGAAGAGCAAGGAGATTGCTGACGCGCAAAGCGCAGTCGTCACGTCTGAATAA
- the LOC135944968 gene encoding lipid storage droplets surface-binding protein 2-like isoform X2, with protein sequence MHRTQESPLLICDFMMFRSMLAAQEKTVPHEEGKMVGDEQKQVNGGLNLASVEKVSKLPVVEALSDAYEKVKGSSGVANWTLTTAEHTVASLGSLAATTLPQGPIGAVDRTLCSGLAVIEQKVPIIKEQPAEIYGQAMEKVGAVKSYGWNKANDMLSTKWGAIALGGFDTTADLINKYLDLYLPAQEGEPETPVSDVEVDKVSHSLQTMGQISNKVRSRTYRAVVQQMQGLKTQSEASINHVNDLLNLSEKQEEARRLAHNLSAFLASVPAKMEHLMPEKLVAQVKQAQGYAQKMYEGLMTCTLRDVTDSVRDQAAKIKTVLQEVSTYTGQVVETFLVKSKEIADAQSAVVTSE encoded by the exons AAAATGGTCGGCGACGAGCAGAAGCAGGTCAACGGCGGGCTGAACCTGGCGAGCGTGGAGAAGGTGTCCAAGCTGCCGGTGGTGGAGGCGCTGAGCGACGCTTACGAAAAGGTCAAGGGCTCGAGCGGCGTGGCCAACTGGACGCTGACCACGGCCGAGCACACCGTCGCCTCCCTGGGCTCGCTGGCGGCCACCACGCTGCCCCAGGGGCCCATCGGGGCCGTCGACCGCACTCTCTGCTCCGGACTGGCCGTCATCGAGCAAAAGGTGCCCATCATCAAGGAACAACCTGCAGAG ATTTACGGTCAAGCGATGGAGAAGGTGGGCGCCGTCAAGTCTTACGGCTGGAACAAAGCCAACGACATGCTTTCGACCAAATGGGGCGCCATCGCCCTGGGCGGCTTCGACACCACGGCCGACCTGATCAACAAATACCTCGACCTCTACCTTCCGGCGCAGGAGGGCGAGCCCGAAACCCCAG TGTCAGACGTGGAAGTGGACAAAGTGAGCCACTCGCTGCAAACGATGGGCCAGATTTCGAACAAGGTGCGGAGCCGCACGTACCGGGCCGTCGTGCAGCAGATGCAGGGCCTCAAGACGCAGAGCGAGGCGTCGATCAACCACGTCAACGACCTGCTCAACCTT AGCGAGAAGCAGGAGGAAGCACGGAGGCTGGCGCACAATTTGTCTGCGTTTCTGGCCAGCGTTCCGGCCAAAATGGAGCACCTGATGCCGGAGAAACTGGTTGCCCAGGTCAAGCAGGCGCAGGGCTACGCTCAGAAGATGTACGAGGGCCTCATG ACGTGCACTCTGAGAGACGTGACCGACTCGGTGAGAGATCAGGCTGCAAAGATCAAGACAGTTTTGCAGGAGGTCAGCACTTACACCGGCCAGGTCGTg GAGACGTTTTTGGTGAAGAGCAAGGAGATTGCTGACGCGCAAAGCGCAGTCGTCACGTCTGAATAA